In Chryseobacterium salivictor, the DNA window GGCTCTTATTACCTCAGGTTGTGATGGCTCGATTTCCAGTTTTTCTTCCGGAACTTTAGCGATCACCACCTCATGAGAAGCTTTTCTCTGTTCCCCGTCTTTGCGGAACTCAGCTTCTAATGCAGAATATGCCGATTCTTCCAATTGAGCGTTCGGGTTACTTTCTACCTCGATTCCTTTGGCATGTAGAAATTCTACAAGTCTTGTCATCGAAATATTAAATTCCTTAACCGCTTTATTTAATCTAATTTTTGGCATGTATACTTTATACTTTTATTTTAATTTTTGGCAAAGTTAACCTATTTTAACTTTAGATACAGTATTTAGAATTTTTTAGTCTTCTAACTCTTCTTTCAGGATGCGTTTTACCTCCGCAATGGTTTCTTCTTCTAAATCTGTTAAATTAACCAACGCGTCGGTTTCTTTATCCAGAACACTTTTTGCGGTATTCAGGCCTACTTTCTGGAACTCGTCGATAATCCACTGTTCGATATCCCCTTCGCCGGATCCTGCGAATTCTCTTAATTCAACATCATCATCTTCACTTGTCTCCCGGTATACATCAATGTCGTAACCGCTTAACCAGGAAGCCAATCTGATGTTTTGACCTTGCTTACCAATGACTCTCGAAATTTCTTCTACCGGTGTATAAACCAATGCATAGTTCGTTTCTTCATTGATCTCAATTTTATTAATGGTAATATTTCCCAAGGCTCTTTTCACCATGATTTCAGGGTTTTTTGACCACTGAATAACATCAATGTTTTCGTTTTTCAACTCGCGGACAACGCCGTGAATTCTGGAGCCTTTTACTCCAACGCAAGCTCCAACCGGGTCGATTCTGTCATCATAAGCATCTACCGCGATTTTCGCTTTTTCACCAGGGATACGGACTACTTTTTTCAAAATAATAGTACCATCCTGGATCTCCGGTATTTCCATTTCCAGTAATTTCTCCAAAAATCTTGGTGCCGTTCTGGAAACGATAATCTGAGGTTTTGAACCTTTAAAATCAACACTTTCTACAATCGCACGAACGCTTTCTCCTTTTTTAAAGAAGTCCGAAGGGATTTGATTTTCTTTTGGCAAGATGAATTCATTTTCTTCATCATCCAACAAAATAACGTGTTTGTGACGAATATGGTGCACTTCACCAATTACGATTTCACCAATTTTATCTCTAAACTGATCGTATAAAACCGCATTATTATGTTCCTGAAGTTTGGTCGCCAAAATTTGTTTCAGCGTAAGAATACTTCTTCTTCCTAATTGTTCGATAGGAATTTCTACGGTAAAATCTTCACCGACGTCAAAAGTTGGATCTATTTTTTTTGCTTCTGAGATTTCTATTTCCAGATCATCATCTTCAGACATTTCGTCTGCTACAATCGTTTTATTTAAAAATATCTGAAAATCTCCTTTATCTGGATTTACAATGACATCAAAATGATCATCAGAATCGAATCTTTTTCTCAGTAAAGTTTTCAATGAGTCTTCGATAATCGCCATCAGATCTATCTTGCTGATGTTTTTGTCTTCTTTGAAATCGCCAAATGCTTCAATCAATGCTAAACCGTCCATTTATCTATGTTTTGTTTAAGGTTTGAAATATAAAGTTTTTACCCTTTAAATTTAATTCAATTTATCATAAAAGAGTGCCTAATTATAAATTATCACTCTTTTGTTTTTAGAACTTTATCGCAACAAGTGCTTTTTTAATATCGGAATAAGGGATCTCTTTTTCTTCAACCACATCTACTTTTCCTTTTCCTATTTCTTTTGGTTTTCGGTATTTCAGAACCAAGGTGATTTTATCTTCCTCCACTTTCGTTAACTCGCCTTCAATTTCCGAAGAATCATTCATTACCAACTCCAGGGATCTGCCAATGTTTTTACGGTATTGCCTTGGCATATTAAGTGGTTCACTTAATCCGGCGCTCATCACTTCCATCGAAAAATCATGTTCATCACGATCCATATTGAATTCAATCGCGCGGCTTGCATCTAAACAGTCCTGAAGCGTCACTCCATGGTCACCATCTAAAATCACCCGAATATGATCGGTCACAGAAAATTTAATATCAATCAAAAAAAGATCTTCTCTTTCTGCTAAAAAATCGTTTAATAGTTGTTCTATTTGCGCTTTAAACTCCATATCTTTCTCAAATACTCTTACGAAAAAAGGCTTTCTTCCGAAGGCCTTTTCATTATAATTTCCGTAAATCTTTTGCAAATATACACATTTTAAATAAAATATCAAAATAATTACATTTTATTGAAAGCGCAATAAACACCAGAGAAACGATTAATTCTTATATTTGCAGCAATAAAAAAACTTGCATTGTGAATATTACGATCGTTGGAACAGGTTATGTAGGCCTGGTTACCGGAACTACTCTGGCAGAATTGGGAAACACGGTTTACTGTGTGGATATCGACGCCAAAAAAGTAGCGCGCATGAAACAGGGAAGCGTTCCTATTTATGAGCCGGGTCTCGAAGAAATGTTCCTTAGAAATATTCAGGCACAACGATTATTTTTCACCACCGACATCAAAGAAGCCCTTGACAAAAGCGAAGTCATTTATCTTGCTTTACCGACTCCACCGGGAGAAGACGGCTCTGCCGATCTTTCTTATGTGATTTCTGTAGCCAACCAAATTGGCGAAATGATGACGGACTACAAAGTGATCGTGAATAAATCTACCGTTCCGGTGGGGACTGCGGATAAAGTTCGCGAAACCATTGCTGCTAAAACAAAAATACCATTCGATGTGGTTTCTAATCCTGAATTTCTCCGGGAAGGATTTGCCGTAGAAGATTCTATGAATCCTGCGCGCGTGATCGTAGGAAGTGAATCTGAGAAAGCCCAGGAAGTGATGGCAAAGATTTATCAACCATTTACCAATACCGGAATTCCTATTATTTTCATGGATGAAAAATCTTCGGAATTAACCAAATATGCCGCGAATTCTTTTTTGGCCGTAAAGATTACTTTCATGAATGAAATCGCCAACTATTGCGAAAAAGTAGGTGCCGATGTCGACAAAGTCCGTTTAGGAATGGGTTCTGATGACCGGATCGGGCATCGGTTTCTCTTCCCGGGAATCGGTTATGGCGGAAGTTGTTTTCCGAAAGATGTGAAAGCACTCATCAAATCCGGAAAACAGGAAGGCTTTGATTTCCAGATTTTAGAAGCAACGGAAGAAGTGAATCAGAATCAAAAAATAATTCTGGTTTCTGAAATTGAAAAGTATTTTAAAGGAAATATAGAAGGAAAGAAAATTGCACTCTGGGGGCTGGCTTTTAAAGCGAATACCGACGATATCCGGGAAGCATCTTCTTTAGACAACATCAAAATTCTTCTGGAAAAAGGTGCCGAAATCACCGCTTACGATTCTATTGCCGAAGATAATGTACGCCAGGTTCTTGGAGATCAAATTTCTTATGCTAAAGATATGTACTCCGCTCTGGAAGGGGCAGACTGTCTTTTGATCGCTACAGAATGGAGTGAATTCAAAAACCCCAACTTCGAACTGATGGCGCAGAAGATGAAAAACAAAGCGATCTTCGACGGCCGGAATATGTTTGCCCTGGAACAGGTGGAAGATAAAGGGTTTTTCTACAAATCGATCGGTAGAAAAACTTTAAGATAAAGTTTTTTAAAAAATATAAAGCAATCCAATTTGAAATTAAATTTATTTTCAAAAATTATATTTGCAGTTCTGTTGGCTTTCACGGTTAACAGTTTTGTGTATTTTGGATTCGCGAATATCTACTCTTCCAAAATTTTTACTTATCCGAGTTTTCAGGAACAGTTTCATTCCGGAATTTATCAGTACAGGATTTTAAGCGGTTATTTTTTAATTTGGATTTATGATTTTTTATCCATTTTAAATATTGATTACAAAATATTAAAGTTAAAATTTCTGAGCGCCAATTCTGAACCGCAAATGTATCTGTCCTTTTACCTTCTCAACACTTTCTTTATTATGTTATCGGCAATTATATTAACTTTAATTACCGAATCCAAAAACTTTATCGCGACCAACTCTGAAAAGATCCTCATCACTTCGGTGGCGATATTCAGCATTGCTTTATCTCAATTCGTGGTGGTTCCGTACGATATCCCGAGTTACTTTTTTATATTGCTTTTCTTTTATTGCTTCATTGGGTATTTAGAAAAACAATCCGTTTCAAAATTAATCCTTTTAAGTGCGGTCATCATTATTTCTACTTTTAACAGAGAATCTTCAGCGTTGTCCCTTTCATTGGCCGCCACCTTATTATATGCAAAGTTTGGGATGAAAAAAGAAACCTTTTTGCCAGTTATCGTTTTGGGAACCGCATTCCTCAGCGTTTATTCCGGACTCAGATTGATGAGTGACAATTTCACGACGAACGATGGCAATTTATTTGTTCAGAATTTCACGCAGCCTAAAAACATTTTAGGATTATTATTTTGGCTGGTGTTTTTTACACTTCCCTTGGTACTGGCCAAAGATCAAAAAACGGTAAAGCTGATTCTTGTGTTCCATTTACTTTCTGTACCGTACTTGCTATTGTGTTTCTACACGGGAATATTATATGAAATCCGCTTATATA includes these proteins:
- the rimP gene encoding ribosome assembly cofactor RimP, with translation MEFKAQIEQLLNDFLAEREDLFLIDIKFSVTDHIRVILDGDHGVTLQDCLDASRAIEFNMDRDEHDFSMEVMSAGLSEPLNMPRQYRKNIGRSLELVMNDSSEIEGELTKVEEDKITLVLKYRKPKEIGKGKVDVVEEKEIPYSDIKKALVAIKF
- the nusA gene encoding transcription termination factor NusA, with the protein product MDGLALIEAFGDFKEDKNISKIDLMAIIEDSLKTLLRKRFDSDDHFDVIVNPDKGDFQIFLNKTIVADEMSEDDDLEIEISEAKKIDPTFDVGEDFTVEIPIEQLGRRSILTLKQILATKLQEHNNAVLYDQFRDKIGEIVIGEVHHIRHKHVILLDDEENEFILPKENQIPSDFFKKGESVRAIVESVDFKGSKPQIIVSRTAPRFLEKLLEMEIPEIQDGTIILKKVVRIPGEKAKIAVDAYDDRIDPVGACVGVKGSRIHGVVRELKNENIDVIQWSKNPEIMVKRALGNITINKIEINEETNYALVYTPVEEISRVIGKQGQNIRLASWLSGYDIDVYRETSEDDDVELREFAGSGEGDIEQWIIDEFQKVGLNTAKSVLDKETDALVNLTDLEEETIAEVKRILKEELED
- a CDS encoding UDP-glucose dehydrogenase family protein, whose amino-acid sequence is MNITIVGTGYVGLVTGTTLAELGNTVYCVDIDAKKVARMKQGSVPIYEPGLEEMFLRNIQAQRLFFTTDIKEALDKSEVIYLALPTPPGEDGSADLSYVISVANQIGEMMTDYKVIVNKSTVPVGTADKVRETIAAKTKIPFDVVSNPEFLREGFAVEDSMNPARVIVGSESEKAQEVMAKIYQPFTNTGIPIIFMDEKSSELTKYAANSFLAVKITFMNEIANYCEKVGADVDKVRLGMGSDDRIGHRFLFPGIGYGGSCFPKDVKALIKSGKQEGFDFQILEATEEVNQNQKIILVSEIEKYFKGNIEGKKIALWGLAFKANTDDIREASSLDNIKILLEKGAEITAYDSIAEDNVRQVLGDQISYAKDMYSALEGADCLLIATEWSEFKNPNFELMAQKMKNKAIFDGRNMFALEQVEDKGFFYKSIGRKTLR